The following proteins are co-located in the Naumovozyma dairenensis CBS 421 chromosome 9, complete genome genome:
- the SPT21 gene encoding Spt21p (similar to Saccharomyces cerevisiae SPT21 (YMR179W); ancestral locus Anc_6.252) has product MTELTTMGLKILYTLENGSAGSYLARSKKSYQVRVANIPNPIDPNEANLKIGVIDLSIVLKEMSLNSPEVFDCNNNAKLGHDYNLYFKDICESDEPLVSLGLLSEIKQKLNKEDNSRNDDNDNENDENNEDEEDDDSSIVTGRVSSNFSALLRRSYSNLSKKNSKGKDINAAPETLEVKIRLSKVIKVIHPTTTTISTTTTNSRRPSIGFDSSSKMFAPKHENRSIVSGKMPRPAKILKPMKRQTNPMPAPKAKRTQSLPIWNLKQPTTGLPKNSIAHKIYMADRKTEYIQQNFKQPHNYHNNGNNNNTNASNNTNLTYEINTLQHDNSIQKVEVDDSISKRFDFMLNKKKSSPPSISKFSTTTPPPKNSSFTSTSKIRKNQTSKNRSSKNKTKTIAHNNHLLKNMELKEPIIEEDLTIEQLLNRNNHPALQPIEKLESNENDCNKENVPPPPSTTSNLDLGDLLNFSGMSWLNDDDFSPFDPSLIQQEITPPSNLLPLNHQSKQQPQNANTTPKDPNTCNTIPIEDQENESSPNNNKLASNENDKNNNNNSNTNNNNMLILTSDIERTSPIDTLSMPLMDLNQRQTHGDIVTTCHDQLKRLPLLMHKIVTDKNKTSSSSLSVTHDENATSVLMKFCTPQEQEQDDEDDDERSITRKGTMPSSPSGMMFNYKNGVHDDDVDDDENDRSSKRGGDDSDDLFSSFAMEGGHQRGISSGNVTTPVTQFNDDHSK; this is encoded by the coding sequence atgaCAGAACTCACGACTATGGGATTGAAAATCCTTTACACTTTAGAGAACGGTTCAGCTGGAAGTTATTTAGCGAGGTCCAAGAAATCATATCAAGTAAGAGTAGCTAATATTCCAAATCCAATTGATCCTAATGAAGctaatttaaaaattggtGTTATTGATCTTTCTATTGTCCTAAAAGAAATGTCACTAAACTCGCCTGAAGTATTtgattgtaataataacgcCAAGTTGGGTCACgattataatttatatttcaaGGATATTTGTGAAAGTGATGAACCGTTGGTTAGTCTTGGTTTACTTTCTGagataaaacaaaaattaaataaggAAGACaattcaagaaatgatgataacgaCAATGAAAACGATGAAAACAatgaagacgaagaagatgatgattcttCAATTGTTACTGGTAGAGTGTCCAGTAATTTTTCAGCTTTATTGAGAAGATCGTATAGCAATTTATCCAAGAAGAATTCGAAAGGTAAGGATATAAATGCTGCGCCTGAGACTCTAGAAGTCAAAATAAGATTATCTAAAGTTATAAAAGTGATACATCCAACAACAACGACGATATCAACCACCACCACTAATTCAAGAAGACCCAGCATTGGTTTTGATTCGTCTTCTAAAATGTTTGCTCCAAAGCATGAAAACAGATCCATTGTTAGTGGTAAAATGCCTCGTCCTGcaaagatattgaaaccTATGAAAAGACAGACTAATCCAATGCCAGCTCCAAAAGCTAAAAGAACTCAATCTTTACCGATCTGGAATTTGAAACAACCCACCACTGGTCTTCCTAAAAACTCTATTGCTCATAAGATATATATGGCAGATCGAAAAACCGAATATATTCAACAAAATTTCAAACAGCCGCATAATTATCATAacaatggtaataataataatactaatgcTAGTAATAACACCAATTTAACTTATGAAATAAATACATTACAACATGATAATTCCATTCAGAAAGTTGAAGTTGATGATTCTATAAGTAAAAGATTTGATTTCATGttgaataagaaaaaatcatctCCACCATCCATCAGTAAGTTCAGTACCACTACACCACCACCAAAGAACTCCAGCTTCACTTCTACTTCAAAAATACGAAAGAACCAAACTTCAAAGAATAGATCAAGCAAAAATAAAACCAAAACCATAGCACATAATAATCATTTACTCAAGAATATGGAATTGAAGGAACCAATTATAGAAGAAGACTTAACCATTGAACAACTTCTGAATCGCAATAACCACCCTGCATTGCAACCTATTGAGAAATTAGaatctaatgaaaatgattgtaataaagaaaatgtaCCCCCTCCACCGTCTACAACTTCTAATTTAGATTTAGgagatttattgaatttctCAGGAATGTCATGgttaaatgatgatgatttcaGTCCATTTGATCCATCACTAATTCAGCAAGAAATAACACCCCCCTCCAACTTATTACCACTAAATCATCAATCCAAACAACAACCGCAAAACGCTAACACTACCCCAAAAGATCCTAATACTTGTAACACGATACCTATTGAAGaccaagaaaatgaatcatcaccaaataataataaactgGCATCTAATGagaatgataaaaataacaacaacaatagtaatactaataataataatatgttaATATTAACGAGCGATATAGAAAGGACATCCCCAATAGACACACTATCGATGCCTCTAATGGATTTAAACCAGAGACAAACTCATGGAGATATAGTTACTACATGTCAtgatcaattgaaaagattacCATTACTAATGCATAAGATCGTCACCGATAAGAATAagacatcatcatcatcgttaTCAGTGACACATGATGAGAATGCCACTTCTgttttgatgaaattttgtACCCctcaagaacaagaacaagatgatgaagatgatgatgaacgGAGTATAACTAGGAAGGGAACCATGCCTTCATCTCCTAGTGGGATGATGTTCAACTATAAGAATGGTGTCCATGATGATGACGTtgacgatgatgaaaatgatagGAGTTCTAAACGTGGAGGAGATGATTCGGAcgatttattttcttcatttgcGATGGAAGGTGGTCATCAAAGAGGCATTAGTAGTGGGAACGTTACTACACCTGTTACTCAGTTTAATGATGATCATtctaaataa
- the NDAI0I00980 gene encoding uncharacterized protein (similar to Saccharomyces cerevisiae YMR181C and YPL229W; ancestral locus Anc_6.255) has product MLSFNNNTINNQAIKNSMNFNPAFNNTYFPEQQHPQQQQQPQQQQFPSSPLLFRNLNINVNPMNIPFSPNNRDNTSNNKNNNYIMGNNSPTSSLMTNPSLFSNDTLFNRSSSRNSITTTTSAMSSVNTTAPNSLPDHYNSYMSNYEFNSLRYKNDMNKSFEDDLFFCPRSLLSSTERKQCEEIDKFMIERNIELQHQQQIFFQQQLKNANINIHDGIDSIKKLSTTSKDVKNTNNNESKRKFNPYTSASFNPTHS; this is encoded by the coding sequence ATGCTATCattcaataacaatactaTCAATAATCAAGCTATTAAAAACTCTATGAACTTTAATCCCGCATTCAATAATACTTATTTCCCAGAACAACAGCACCcgcagcaacaacaacagcctcagcaacaacaattcCCATCTAGTCCACTTCTATTTAGAAATCTCAACATAAACGTAAACCCTATGAATATTCCATTTAGTCCAAATAACAGGGACAATACCagtaacaataaaaataataactataTCATGGGGAATAATAGCCCAACTTCTAGTCTGATGACAAATCCATCTCTTTTCAGTAACGATACACTGTTTAATAGAAGTTCAAGCAGAAATAGTATTACTACAACAACTAGTGCTATGAGTAGTGTAAATACAACGGCACCAAATAGCTTGCCAGACCATTATAATTCATACATGTCAAATTACgaatttaattcattaaggTATAAGAATGATATGaataaatcatttgaagatgatttattcTTTTGTCCAAGATCATTACTCTCATCCACTGAACGTAAACAAtgtgaagaaattgataaatttatgATCGAAAGAAATATAGAATTACAACATCAACAgcaaattttctttcaacaacaactcAAAAATgcaaatattaatattcatGACGGTATAGATagtattaaaaaattatcaacaacATCTAAAGACGTAAAgaataccaataataatgaatcgaaaagaaaatttaatcCTTATACTTCTGCAAGTTTTAATCCGACACATTCATGA
- the RGM1 gene encoding Rgm1p (similar to Saccharomyces cerevisiae RGM1 (YMR182C) and YPL230W; ancestral locus Anc_6.256), translated as MARKKKGSPKIKKLFQCTGYKECSMVFTREEHLARHIRKHTGEKPFQCDICLRFFSRVDNLKQHRETVHLEGATPLNINKALTTTPTLCLNGSINQKNNDKYKTIQDNTRIFGPPNPIQPVFQKNNNNTTNIPFPTDSNINHPLPTSIRRRFSIYNPILLVPQPPPLPVPGSVPIPQPQPMNRSYALPIPFQSPAPVPVPAPRQQRQQQQSQPPPYIRPTILQAHSQPNMKVHPPKINPHTLPNGENVLNTTYSSSSQLNLTLLNKHFHNIASTSGHNFVEVIHHDNKSLVLNKDKDKNEKEDEEEEEEEKKDDNIHSGNDSEPKKMDTTTEKLEMELQFIKDSSNSICDTDGTTRVGTIDNAGYTDDDGTSNDLKKIANNTSVEKESSNPPVGSPTSSKLSLDYIISR; from the coding sequence atggcaaggaagaaaaagggTAGCCCcaaaatcaagaaattatttcaaTGTACGGGTTATAAAGAGTGCTCTATGGTATTCACAAGAGAGGAACATTTAGCAAGACACATTAGGAAACATACAGGGGAGAAGCCTTTCCAATGTGATATATGCTTAAGATTTTTCAGTAGGGTTGACAATCTAAAACAACATAGAGAAACAGTGCATTTGGAAGGAGCGACCCCgctaaatataaataaagcATTGACTACAACTCCGACATTGTGCCTAAATGGTTCAATtaaccaaaaaaataatgataaatataaaaccATACAAGACAATACGAGGATATTCGGTCCCCCAAATCCAATTCAACCcgttttccaaaaaaataacaataataccaCTAACATTCCTTTCCCTACTGACAGTAATATCAATCATCCCTTACCGACAAGTATACGAAGAAGATTCTCTATATATAACCCAATTTTATTAGTACCACAACCACCACCACTCCCAGTTCCTGGTTCCGTACCAATCCCACAACCACAGCCCATGAATCGATCGTACGCACTCCCGATACCGTTCCAATCACCGGCACCAGTACCAGTACCCGCACCACGACAACAACGACAACAGCAGCAATCACAACCCCCTCCTTACATAAGACCAACAATCTTACAAGCACATTCACAACCCAACATGAAAGTACATCCACCCAAGATTAATCCCCATACTCTGCCAAATGGGGAGAATGTATTAAACACTACATACTCTTCGTCTTCTCAATTAAACTTGACACTATTGAATAAGCACTTCCATAATATCGCATCAACTTCAGGTCACAACTTTGTAGAAGTAATTCATCACGATAACAAATCTCTTGTCCTAAAcaaagataaagataaaaatgaaaaagaagacgaagaagaagaagaagaagaaaagaaagatgataatatacATTCAGGTAACGATTCTGAACCGAAGAAAATGGATACAACGACggaaaaattagaaatgGAGCtccaatttattaaagattCATCTAATAGCATATGTGATACCGATGGAACTACCCGGGTTGGGACCATTGATAACGCCGGGTATACCGACGACGATGGAACTTCTAATGacttgaaaaaaatagcCAACAATACTTCTGTAGAAAAGGAATCCTCAAACCCGCCCGTAGGATCACCAACCTCTTCTAAACTCAGTttagattatataattaGTCGCTGA
- the SSO2 gene encoding syntaxin (similar to Saccharomyces cerevisiae SSO2 (YMR183C) and SSO1 (YPL232W); ancestral locus Anc_6.258), translating into MSYNNAENSNVYELSNPYEEASNDLSNKTNSYSNSNSNLNNNPNIASSNAYATTKATNSNNGNDFIQFMNRINEINQDLEIYERNINEIEKLQRQLLIQVNEEEESSIRYQLDNIVSQTSSLQNQLKFNIKDAQREGLHDTNKQTQAENSRQKFLKLIQDYRIIESNYKDENKQQAKRQYLIVQPEATEEEVENAISDTNGQQIFSQALLNANRRGEAKTALAEVQARHQELLQLEKSMAELNQLFNDMEQLVIEQQENVEVIDKNVEDAQEDVEQGVGHTNKAVKSARRARRNKIRCAIICFIIFAIVVVVVVVPSVVETRK; encoded by the coding sequence ATGAGTTATAATAATGCAGAAAACAGTAATGTTTACGAACTTTCTAATCCATATGAAGAAGCAAGtaatgatttatcaaaCAAGACAAACTCATactcaaattcaaattcaaatttaaataacAATCCAAACATTGCCTCTAGCAACGCTTATGCTACTACCAAAGCTACAAACAGTAACAACGGCAATGATTTCATCCAATTTATGAACAGAATCAACGAAATTAACCAAGATTTAGAAATCTATGAAAGAAACATTAacgaaattgaaaaattacaaagacAACTATTAATCCAAGTaaacgaagaagaagaatcatCAATAAGATACCAATTAGACAACATAGTCTCTCAAACTTCCTCTTTACAAAACCAATTAAAATTCAACATTAAAGATGCTCAAAGAGAAGGTCTACATGACACCAACAAACAAACTCAAGCTGAAAATTCAAGACaaaaattcttgaaattaattcaaGATTATAGAATCATCGAATCTAATTacaaagatgaaaataaacaacaaGCCAAAAGACAATATTTGATAGTACAACCAGAAGCcactgaagaagaagtcGAAAACGCAATCAGTGATACTAATGGACAACAAATCTTCTCACAAGCTCTATTGAACGCAAATAGACGTGGTGAAGCTAAGACTGCATTAGCCGAAGTACAAGCAAGACACcaagaattattacaattggaaaaatcaATGGCtgaattgaatcaattgtTTAATGATATGGAACAACTTGTGAtagaacaacaagaaaatgtTGAAGTCATCGATAAGAACGTAGAAGACGCTCAAGAAGATGTCGAACAAGGTGTAGGACATACCAATAAAGCTGTAAAGAGTGCTAGAAGagcaagaagaaataagaTAAGATGTGctattatttgtttcattattttcgCTATCGTCGTCGTCGTTGTTGTCGTTCCTTCCGTTGTcgaaacaagaaaataa
- the ADD37 gene encoding Add37p (similar to Saccharomyces cerevisiae ADD37 (YMR184W); ancestral locus Anc_6.263) — MTSSVRSFQNCSEADVPGYNDCPSFLFQVNNNNNNKRQSNFKITPKVYDLSGNTKIPTIPPPPLRRINRRSISSRSIISSSSNSEDNLGDDQPPTVIPSPVITETIELATSPTQQRNESLSDVESLSRDELVNKIERLFNQDSKLSEQEFQYYKKKVDSNIHQSLNNDLTKIILTQFFKESNQNQHKAKKLLMDWMVSDMSITNWCPAFLKIVENSTTC; from the coding sequence atgaCCTCATCAGTAAGAAGTTTCCAAAACTGTTCAGAAGCAGATGTTCCAGGTTACAATGATTGTCCTAGTTTCTTATTCCaagttaataataacaacaataacaaaagACAatccaatttcaaaataactCCAAAAGTTTATGATCTTTCAGGTAATACTAAAATTCCAACGATACCACCTCCACCATTGAGACGTATCAACAGAAGATCTATCTCTTCAAGAAGCATAATATCGTCGTCGTCAAATAGTGAGGATAATCTGGGTGATGATCAACCACCAACTGTCATTCCTTCCCCGGTCATCACAGAAACCATTGAGCTAGCAACGTCTCCCACACAGCAACGAAATGAATCGCTTTCAGACGTAGAATCATTGTCTAGGGACGAActtgtaaataaaattgaaaggCTGTTCAATcaagattcaaaattatcagAACAAGAATTCCAATATTATAAGAAGAAAGTggattcaaatattcatcaaagtttaaataatgatctaacgaaaattatattgacacaattctttaaagaatcaaatcaaaatcaacatAAGgctaagaaattattaatggaTTGGATGGTATCTGACATGTCTATTACTAATTGGTGTCCTgcatttttgaaaatcgTAGAGAATTCCACTACTTGTTAA
- the RTP1 gene encoding Rtp1p (similar to Saccharomyces cerevisiae YMR185W; ancestral locus Anc_6.266) produces the protein MSKENKVLSKSKTLKDILEKGPDFINNTPLDNFFKELNDDFLSKIPDTCDDKSLYDYMGYEDNHKFVFKLLSYFDKLYELTTQLQSEIAKKDQNLLPVSLHDVKYMDRLLNLLLFHGITINLPSSELRNLTPISNNLTASMVSPSYQPDELTLREVTSRLLNIIMSSNITNYIRTALLRGPAYPMLYLSQLIISIEQQQEEESIPILYDLESIQDTYTLYVMYTNFIQCLPSSSSPSHNVIAMRKFIMNKLATLPIRRTEDGIITLIDFILGTREDMEVTNLPNKFERIYSVLMSIPQGMRPGKYLSLLFPQLYHCLSLIDRPEVITCVNGLVSRFFMRNKKIVRDFLWKPVGDVLCNLDGRDFDFRQLNDCINVLISLSKNNDVEVVSDLIVFLDWKKFFLNLWIYCLFLKKNEDKVLNVKERENENVPVVPYFEVILSLLKTFFILNDGKFDVLNLLSLNLVNFEHENWKYMIDLENGMPYIANKAESILNELNLNEGTDDENKLNEISNFFNAMDLAVQLYIDLLKLINDDEKTKDIFLTILNRWVKKTTSRHDQSTLSLGEEDDINGNVMVLIDLKLLEKMNQEFKTDIIKQTKDVLTVINDLVDFVQFQDDKLKEEEETVDSDDEDEEDEEETASEQKPVELPHISTAFKTILELFSYTLNNSTKNYLLQYKNILSSIDEKLMKFINNVPECKTLHENVQSVLNDQQFDKMGPEAELVDEELEKDKETLHRVMMDLNDPLVPIKAHGLVELRQLIKKKSKVIDVDRGVQIHLQFMKNQDPFIYMNAIKGFASLIQLETDKTMNVLLEFYRDDKSRNKLDDILKVGEIFINYVQYENKLLGSHYANLLVDVCLDKIKTHNGLDNRIRMSSMSILGIILQVNAIGVQSRVNEMVDCAVGILHLETGEDEAIMRRAAVHLIHDLFSNDGISSNLSAEYGPERLKTLLEYTRTKIRMI, from the coding sequence ATGAGCAAAGAAAATAAGGTTCTATCAAAATCCAAAACCCTGAAAGATATATTAGAGAAAGGTCCAGACTTTATCAATAATACACCTTTagataatttcttcaaagaattaaatgatgatttcCTTTCAAAAATACCTGATACCTGCGATGACAAAAGTCTCTATGATTATATGGGGTATGAAGATAACCATAAATTCGTTTTCAAATTACTTTCTTATTTTGATAAGTTATATGAATTAACAACGCAATTACAATCAGAAATAGCAAAGAAAgatcaaaatttattacctGTTTCATTACATGATGTTAAATACATGGATAGATTACTAAACTTACTATTATTTCATGGTATTACTATAAATTTACCATCATCAGAATTACGAAATCTCACCCCAATTTCTAATAATCTAACCGCCTCAATGGTTTCACCTTCATACCAACCTGATGAGCTCACATTGCGAGAAGTTACATCGAGATTATTAAACATTATAATGAGCTCAAATATTACCAATTATATAAGGACTGCACTGCTTAGAGGACCAGCATATCCCATGCTCTACCTTAGTCaattaattatttcaattgaacaacaacaagaagaagagtcaattccaattttgTATGATTTGGAATCGATACAAGATACCTATACGCTATACGTGATGTATAcaaattttattcaatgtttaccatcatcatcatcccCTTCACATAATGTCATTGCTATGAGAAAGTTCATAATGAACAAATTAGCAACATTACCTATACGTAGAACGGAAGACGGTATCATAACACTAATTGATTTCATATTAGGTACAAGGGAAGACATGGAAGTAACGAACTTACcgaataaatttgaaaggaTTTATTCAGTATTAATGAGTATTCCTCAAGGTATGCGGCCCGGCAAATACCTATCCTTACTATTTCCACAATTATATCATTGCCTTTCGTTGATTGATCGTCCGGAGGTGATTACCTGTGTGAATGGACTTGTGAGTAGATTTTTCATGAGGAATAAGAAGATTGTCAGAGATTTTCTTTGGAAGCCGGTGGGGGATGTCTTATGTAATTTGGATGGACGagattttgattttagACAGTTAAATGATTGTATTAatgttttaatttctttgtcgaaaaataatgatgtcGAGGTTGTTTCCGATTTGATTGTATTTCTAGATTGGAAAAAGTTTTTCTTAAATTTATGGatttattgtttgtttttaaagaaaaatgaagataaagtATTGAATGTGAAGGAAAGGGAGAATGAAAATGTTCCAGTGGTTCCATATTTTGAAGTTATACTTTCACTTTTGAAGACTTTTTTCATCCTGAATGATGGGAAATTTGATGTTTTGAATCTTTTAAGTTTAAATTTAGTAAATTTTGAACAtgaaaattggaaatataTGATTGATTTAGAGAATGGAATGCCATATATTGCAAATAAAGCAGAATCAATACTGAATGAActaaatttaaatgaagGTAcggatgatgaaaataaattgaatgaaatttcaaattttttcaatgcTATGGATCTTGCTGttcaattatatattgacttattgaaattaattaatgacgatgaaaagacaaaagatatatttttaaccATATTAAACAGATGGGTGAAAAAAACCACATCCAGACATGACCAGTCCACTCTCTCTCTTGgggaagaagatgatataaATGGGAATGTTATGGTATTGATTGATTTGAAACTGCTGGAGAAAATGAATCAAGAATTCAAAACGGATATTATCAAGCAAACCAAGGATGTTTTAACTGTGATTAATGATTTAGTCGACTTCGTACAATTTCaagatgataaattgaaggaagaagaagaaactgtTGACTCagacgatgaagatgaggagGATGAAGAGGAGACTGCTAGTGAACAGAAACCAGTGGAATTACCTCATATTTCAACAGCATTTAAAACCATTTTAGAGTTATTCTCCTACACACTCAATAATTCgacaaaaaattatctgTTACAAtataagaatattttatcaaGTATTGATGAGAAACTAATGAAGTTTATTAACAACGTTCCTGAATGTAAGACATTGCATGAAAATGTACAATCAGTTTTGAATGATCAACAGTTTGACAAAATGGGACCTGAAGCAGAACTcgttgatgaagaattagaaaaggaCAAAGAGACCTTACATAGAGTTATGATGGATTTGAATGATCCATTAGTTCCAATAAAAGCTCATGGGTTAGTAGAATTAAGACAATTaattaagaagaaatctAAGGTTATCGATGTGGATAGGGGTGTACAAATTCATTTACAATTTATGAAGAATCAAGATCCTTTCATATATATGAACGCAATCAAAGGGTTTGCATCATTGATTCAATTAGAAACTGACAAAACTATGAACGTGTTGTTAGAGTTTTACCGTGATGATAAGAGTCGTAATAAATTGGATGATATACTTAAAGTTGGCGagatatttataaattatgTTCAATATGAAAACAAATTACTTGGTAGTCATTATGCTAATCTATTAGTTGATGTTTGTTTAGATAAGATTAAGACACATAATGGGTTAGATAATAGGATCAGAATGTCTTCGATGTCCATATTAGGTATTATTTTACAAGTGAACGCTATTGGTGTTCAATCTAGAGTAAATGAGATGGTAGATTGTGCCGTCGGAATATTACATTTAGAGACTGGAGAAGATGAGGCAATTATGAGAAGAGCCGCTGTACATTTAATCCACGATCTTTTCTCCAATGATGGAATATCATCAAATCTATCTGCGGAATATGGTCCAGAAAGATTAAAAACGTTGTTAGAGTACACAAGAACAAAGATACGGATGATCTAG